Within Phaeodactylum tricornutum CCAP 1055/1 chromosome 26, whole genome shotgun sequence, the genomic segment ACGGTCAAGGAACGTGATGACGCCTGGTGCAAACTACAGGGACTTACATTAGCGAACGTGAAAGCGAGTTATATATATCTGTTGGCCGCGCtcttgcttcaaaattgcgACCTTCCTTCCGCAAGAAAGGTTTACGGCCCTGCTGGATCACTGGGCATACGATGGCAGGTGCCTTGAGGTAGGCACACGGcagtggacgacgaagatttcaACAGCGGCTCACGACAAAGACCTCGAGGCcgacaatgttttgctgcCGTCGCGATTCGGGATCCCATCGTCTGGATGGCCTCCATGTGTTGACAACCATACGCCATGAGATGGCAGCCAAGGAAGGATGCCAACGGTACGGCACACTGTCCACATTTcgtggtgaaggaaaaggacggaacCAACCACTCGGTCCTGTTTCATGTGCGATACTCCAATGTTACTCGGCATTACGAGAGCATGGTCCACCATTGGTGCTCCGTAGACCACACTGCCACAGCACTATTTGAACCTCAACCTCTCTTGTTCGAACTATTCAACATAGTGCTGCAAATGGATATTGAGGAGTTCACACCTTCCGTCTCCCAAGTCTTGGCACAGCTACTAGAGTATCGCCCTAATGGCTTGGATACGGCCTACCAAGCACTCTTTCCCCCGTTGCTGACCCCGGCCGGGTCTTTGGGATAAGCGTGGAAATGTTCGGCGTTGTCATGTCTGATGCAAGCCTACATTCGTAGGCGGCACCAGAGTTGCTGAGACAAGTAAAATCACATATTGGgtgctttccaaaagctgatTTCGTCAAGAGCTACAGCGACCAATACATTTGACGTGCTGTTACCAGCGATTCTTCACTTTccacaagaagaaatggaaacgggTATTGCTACATTCTTTCAGCTGGTGTCGGCACGGTTGCAAGCGGGCAAAATGCCCAAATATGTCCGGTTTTACACACAGCTCTCTTCATTGGCAAGTGTAACGCGAATGTGTTTTTGAATTATATGAACACAATGCAGAATGGCTTTTCATCGAACTTGTTGGAGCATGTATGGATCCCACGTGTGACGACGGATCCCCCGGTCCAGCGTACGGAAGCCAAAGTGCAAGCTTGTTGTGTGCGCACTAAGCTGCTTTGTCAATACTCAGCCATGTTGAAGGATACCATTGGGCAAGCCATTTGGTCAAAAGTGATCCTTACCACAATCGCTATCCTTACACAGCCATTGTTTAGCGCCATGGAAGAAACAGATTTCGATGAGGAAGAGATCGAAATCGGGTATCACGCCCAATTTTCGCAGCTTATAGTTGCGAGAAATGCCGTAAAAGATCCCTTCCCGGACAAGGCGGACCCTACACTTGGTTTTGCCCAGTCTCTTGATCAAGTTTCGAATGCATATTCGAGATGCATATTGCCCTTGATCCAGCAGGGGCTGAACGGGGCGGACCCAAAGTAGTGCAACTATTGTACATTACATTCTGTCTGTGTGCATCGGATACCTATCCATGAATGCTTCAATTTTGTTCGAGCGCTGCAACTTTCGTCTCGGCAACACGCAATACTATGGGACACGACAAAACAGGAGGGCGAGGTCCCAAGCGCAAGGCCGATGCTTCCGTATCGACAGTAACAGGAGCGCCCAGTCCGAGCTGCCACATCGGAAGCAGCTGCATTGACAACACAAACAAAGCGCGACTTGTTCTGGAGTCTGCTTGTCTCGAAATCGAGTAACCGAAAGAGGAACTCGC encodes:
- a CDS encoding predicted protein produces the protein MRWQPRKDANGTAHCPHFVVKEKDGTNHSVLFHVRYSNVTRHYESMVHHWCSVDHTATALFEPQPLLFELFNIVLQMDIEEFTPSVSQVLAQLLEYRPNGLDTAYQALFPPLLTPAGSLG